One genomic segment of Ipomoea triloba cultivar NCNSP0323 chromosome 9, ASM357664v1 includes these proteins:
- the LOC116028444 gene encoding protein ALUMINUM SENSITIVE 3, translating into MDWDWEWLKEFLKGMMKPVAALAVVAMAVALSYLQRLGLEREMAYSIFRAFLQLSIIGFVLQFIFTQDNVLWILLAYLFMVSVAGYTAGQRAKHVPRGKYIAGVSILAGTAMTMFLLVILNVFPFTPRYIIPVAGMMVGNAMTVTGVTMKKLRDDIKIQMALVETALALGATPRQATVQQVKRALVLALSPVLDNAKTVGLISLPGAMTGLIMGGASPLEAIQLQIVVMNMLIGASTVSSILSTYLSWPSFFTKAYQLETKVFSSD; encoded by the exons ATGGATTGGGATTGGGAGTGGTTGAAGGAGTTCTTGAAGGGTATGATGAAGCCGGTGGCGGCGCTGGCGGTGGTGGCCATGGCGGTGGCCTTGTCCTACTTGCAGAGATTGGGGCTGGAACGAGAAATGGCGTATTCTATTTTCAGGGCTTTTCTTCAGCTCTCAATCATTGGCTTTGTTCTTCAGTTCATTTTCACCCAGGACAACGTTCTTTGGATACTTCTTGCTTATCTTTTCATG GTATCAGTGGCTGGATATACAGCAGGTCAACGAGCGAAGCATGTGCCGCGAGGAAAGTATATTGCCGGGGTGTCCATCTTGGCTGGAACCGCCATGACAATGTTTTTGTTGGTGATCTTGAACGTCTTCCCTTTCACTCCCCGGTACATAATCCCGGTTGCAGGGATGATGGTTGGGAATGCCATGACTGTCACGGGTGTTACAATGAAAAAGCTTCGAGATGACATCAAAATCCAAATGGCCTTG GTGGAAACCGCTTTAGCTTTAGGCGCTACGCCTAGGCAGGCGACGGTTCAGCAAGTGAAGAGGGCGCTGGTTTTAGCGCTGTCTCCTGTCCTGGACAATGCAAAGACAGTCGGGCTTATATCCCTCCCGGGCGCAATGACAGGGCTTATAATGGGAGGGGCTTCTCCGTTGGAGGCCATTCAACTTCAGATTGTTGTCATGAATATGCTTATCGGGGCTTCAACCGTCAGCAGCATTCTCTCGACTTACCTCTCTTGGCCGTCTTTCTTCACCAAAGCATATCAGCTCGAAACAAAGGTTTTTTCCTCTGATTAA
- the LOC116028445 gene encoding pathogenesis-related protein PRB1-3, protein MAKGITLSIFFLLFITFISSTDALIHHRIPRSQLKRRLVKPLLTAAALPAMQMKPFVPQYDWIQQDFLRAHNDFRAKVGSPPLQWDSTLAKFAHDWAVQRKNDCNYRIHSRNGKYGENIFWQLYRESTPRDVVRTWFQEQKHFDHRRNVCVCKPERGGCECGHYTNLIWKSTKKVGCSTFVYCNNQKGVYVVCSYYPKGNIIGKNPLA, encoded by the coding sequence ATGGCAAAGGGCATAACCCTGTctatcttcttcctcctcttcatcACATTCATCTCCTCCACAGACGCCCTTATCCACCACAGGATCCCAAGAAGCCAGCTCAAGAGGAGGCTTGTGAAGCCCTTATTAACAGCAGCAGCATTGCCTGCAATGCAGATGAAACCTTTTGTTCCCCAATATGATTGGATCCAACAAGACTTTCTCAGGGCTCACAACGATTTCAGGGCGAAGGTGGGATCCCCTCCCCTGCAATGGGACTCCACCCTGGCCAAGTTCGCCCACGATTGGGCGGTCCAACGAAAGAATGACTGCAACTATAGGATCCACTCCAGGAATGGCAAATATGGGGAAAACATTTTTTGGCAGCTCTACAGAGAGTCCACCCCCCGGGATGTGGTCCGGACCTGGTTCCAGGAGCAAAAGCATTTCGATCACAGGAGAAACGTCTGCGTTTGCAAGCCCGAGAGGGGCGGGTGTGAATGCGGACACTACACTAATCTCATATGGAAATCCACCAAGAAAGTTGGTTGCAGTACTTTTGTTTACTGCAACAATCAGAAAGGTGTCTATGTTGTCTGTTCCTATTATCCTAAGGGGAATATTATTGGTAAAAACCCCCTGGCCTGA